A region from the Kribbella shirazensis genome encodes:
- a CDS encoding ABC transporter permease, with translation MNALAGTVRLTHLALRRDRLTLPIWILALAGFLSATTALWASELSNHADLVQDTEVAAGSAGIRMLGLASGATIGAYAMVRDFLLLAVLAALMSTFAIVRHTRQGEETGRAELVGAAVVGRAAALAAAMIVTVAANVVLALLLALGLIVTGQPTAGSLVAGAAVAGVGIVFAGIAAVTSQLASTTRGASGMAAAVLGVSFLLSGVGNMAGQVDSTGLTVHSAWPSWLSPIGWGQQMRPFGGDHWWPLVLAVVLTGACVALAGVLVSRRDFGSGLVPQRAGPARAGRALRSPFGLAFRLQRGALLGWAVAMLGFGLVMGGLAAQVRDSTGASRDWYLETGGTESIVDAYRASILQMAGAAAAMYVVQVLLRLRTEEADGPLEVILATAVGRIRWVAGYAVTALLGAIALVLLFALGVGTTAGGTLGDPARQIARVVGPALVQLPGILVIGGVVVALIAVLPRYAVVASWTVMLWSILAGPLFGPGLNLPQWALNSSPFTHVPKAPAVEITVLPVSGLLAATASITLAGLLWLRHRDTKLPA, from the coding sequence ATGAACGCTCTCGCCGGCACCGTACGGCTGACCCACCTCGCGCTGCGACGTGACCGGCTCACGTTGCCGATCTGGATACTCGCGCTCGCCGGATTCCTGTCCGCGACCACCGCGCTGTGGGCGTCCGAGCTCAGCAATCACGCGGACCTCGTGCAAGACACCGAGGTCGCCGCCGGCAGCGCCGGGATACGCATGCTGGGCCTGGCGTCGGGCGCCACGATCGGTGCCTACGCGATGGTGCGGGACTTCCTCCTGCTCGCCGTACTCGCCGCGCTGATGAGCACCTTCGCCATCGTCCGGCACACTCGGCAGGGCGAGGAGACGGGCCGGGCCGAGCTGGTCGGCGCCGCCGTGGTGGGCCGTGCCGCAGCACTCGCCGCCGCGATGATCGTGACCGTCGCAGCGAATGTCGTCCTTGCGCTGCTCTTGGCGCTCGGCCTGATCGTGACCGGGCAGCCTACGGCTGGTTCACTCGTCGCCGGGGCGGCGGTGGCGGGTGTCGGCATCGTCTTCGCAGGCATTGCCGCAGTCACGTCTCAGCTTGCATCAACCACACGCGGCGCGAGCGGTATGGCCGCCGCCGTACTCGGAGTGTCGTTCCTGCTCAGCGGAGTCGGCAATATGGCCGGTCAGGTCGACTCCACCGGACTGACGGTCCACAGTGCCTGGCCTTCGTGGCTTTCGCCGATCGGTTGGGGTCAGCAAATGCGACCCTTCGGCGGCGATCACTGGTGGCCGCTCGTTCTGGCCGTGGTCTTGACCGGCGCCTGCGTCGCCCTGGCCGGCGTACTGGTGTCCCGGCGCGACTTCGGCTCCGGGCTCGTTCCGCAGCGCGCCGGACCCGCACGGGCGGGTCGCGCGCTGCGGAGCCCGTTCGGCCTCGCGTTCCGGCTGCAGCGCGGCGCCCTGCTCGGTTGGGCAGTCGCGATGCTGGGCTTCGGTCTCGTGATGGGTGGCCTGGCAGCGCAAGTGCGGGACAGCACCGGTGCCTCTCGCGACTGGTATCTCGAGACCGGTGGCACTGAGTCGATCGTCGATGCGTACCGCGCCTCGATCCTCCAGATGGCCGGTGCGGCGGCCGCGATGTACGTCGTACAGGTCCTGCTCCGTCTCCGGACCGAGGAGGCCGACGGCCCGCTGGAGGTAATCCTGGCGACCGCGGTCGGCCGAATCCGCTGGGTCGCAGGTTACGCCGTCACCGCGCTGCTCGGCGCGATTGCGCTGGTGCTGTTGTTCGCGCTCGGCGTAGGCACGACAGCAGGCGGCACACTCGGAGATCCCGCTCGACAGATCGCACGGGTCGTCGGCCCGGCCCTGGTGCAGTTGCCGGGGATCCTGGTCATCGGCGGCGTGGTGGTCGCGCTCATCGCCGTCCTCCCCCGGTACGCCGTCGTGGCTTCGTGGACCGTGATGCTCTGGTCGATCCTCGCCGGGCCGTTGTTCGGACCGGGGCTGAACCTGCCGCAGTGGGCGCTGAACTCGTCGCCGTTCACCCACGTTCCGAAGGCACCTGCCGTCGAGATCACTGTCCTTCCCGTCTCCGGACTCCTCGCCGCCACAGCCTCCATCACGCTCGCGGGCCTCCTCTGGCTTCGCCACCGCGACACGAAGCTGCCGGCCTGA
- a CDS encoding Crp/Fnr family transcriptional regulator — protein sequence MSSAGLYDGLSAHEREALLRTSHEEFYDDGERLFDEGGYAGFCWLIRHGRVALDSTVPGRGQVVVQTLGPGDLLGWSWLIPPYRWHFGARAVGTVEATVFDGEQLKALADQDPRLGYVLTRHLLGVVLDRLQSTRARLLDLYSHD from the coding sequence ATGTCTAGCGCCGGCCTCTACGACGGCCTCAGCGCCCACGAGCGAGAGGCGCTCCTCCGCACCTCCCACGAGGAGTTCTACGACGACGGCGAGCGGTTGTTCGACGAGGGCGGCTACGCCGGGTTCTGCTGGCTGATCCGGCACGGCCGGGTCGCGCTCGACAGCACGGTTCCCGGCCGTGGTCAGGTGGTGGTCCAGACCCTCGGCCCTGGCGATCTGCTCGGCTGGTCCTGGCTGATCCCGCCGTACCGCTGGCACTTCGGTGCCCGTGCGGTCGGCACGGTCGAGGCGACGGTGTTCGACGGCGAGCAGCTGAAGGCACTCGCGGACCAGGATCCTCGCCTCGGGTACGTGCTGACGCGACACCTGCTGGGTGTCGTACTCGACCGGTTGCAGTCGACCCGCGCGCGGTTGCTCGACCTGTACAGCCATGACTGA
- a CDS encoding glycoside hydrolase family 65 protein, with translation MSVVPEWTLAFSGYDPADECRREALCTTGNGYVATRGAWAGAVAGDHHYPGTYLAGYYNRLTDTVDDLDVENESLVNLPDWLPLTFAVDDGEWWTPDSCEVLEYALEVDARRGVVTRRFHLRDTAGRELRAVERRFVSMADPHLAGQTLTITVVNWSGRLRIGSAVRGNVTNSGVERYRKLSTHHLTDLRSSIADGDLLVTATMSQSRHRVSVGTRSVASHNGSPLEHWTTSIDTTSAYAELTVDVTAGDVVGVEKVAAIHGSRDVGISEPQLATQLALDNAPCFCDLLEAHVLAWSQLWRRFEVDLEETYDGTLPALRLNIFHLLQSVSPHSVDADTGVPARGLHGEAYRGHVFWDELFVFPVLTLRIPELTRALLRYRHRRLPAARLAAWQIGLPGAMYPWQSGSDGREESQRLHLNPLSGHWTEDASFRQRHVGLAVAYTMWQYVETTGDLDFLSDHGAEVIVEVARFFAHLSEYDATRDRYVIKGVVGPDEFHTSYPGRPNPGIDNNAYTNMMAVWLFGIAARALDRLPAWRRIELVESLGLRQEELNHWDELTRRLYVPFHDGVISQFEGYEQLAELDWPRYRATYGDIRRLDRILEAEGHDVSAYQVSKQADVLMLLYLLPRRDLYGLMERLGYPLSADVVRKTVEYYLARTCHGSSLSAIVHAWGLATLDADRALAFLEQALHSDAGDAQHTGTTAEGIHLAAMAGSADLIQRCFTGLTMTNDVLRFRPRWPAKLGTLRMVLRYRGHRLVAEVSSTAVTVTVDPGPGPAIKVRCYGDSRSLRPGDTHTWVARD, from the coding sequence ATGAGCGTCGTGCCTGAGTGGACTCTCGCCTTCAGCGGTTACGACCCGGCCGATGAGTGCCGGCGGGAGGCGCTGTGCACGACCGGCAACGGGTACGTCGCCACCCGCGGAGCCTGGGCAGGCGCCGTCGCCGGTGACCACCATTACCCGGGAACGTACCTGGCCGGCTACTACAACCGGCTGACCGACACCGTCGACGACCTGGACGTCGAGAACGAGAGCCTGGTCAACCTGCCCGACTGGCTGCCCCTCACCTTCGCCGTCGACGACGGCGAGTGGTGGACGCCGGACAGTTGCGAGGTTCTCGAGTACGCCCTCGAAGTGGACGCCCGGCGCGGCGTCGTCACTCGCCGGTTCCACCTCCGCGACACCGCCGGCCGGGAGCTTCGCGCCGTCGAACGCCGCTTCGTCAGCATGGCCGACCCCCATCTCGCCGGCCAGACCCTCACCATCACGGTCGTGAACTGGTCCGGCCGGCTCCGTATCGGATCCGCGGTGCGCGGCAACGTCACGAACTCCGGCGTCGAGCGGTATCGCAAGCTCTCTACGCACCACCTCACCGACCTACGATCCTCGATTGCCGACGGGGATCTCCTGGTGACAGCGACCATGAGCCAGTCGCGCCATCGGGTCTCGGTCGGCACCAGATCCGTTGCCTCCCACAACGGATCACCGCTGGAACACTGGACCACGTCCATCGACACCACGTCCGCCTACGCCGAACTCACGGTCGATGTGACGGCGGGTGACGTCGTCGGCGTCGAGAAGGTCGCAGCGATCCATGGGTCGCGTGACGTCGGGATCTCCGAACCCCAACTGGCCACGCAGCTCGCGTTGGACAACGCTCCATGCTTCTGCGATCTGCTGGAGGCACATGTCCTGGCGTGGTCCCAGCTGTGGCGCAGATTCGAGGTCGATCTCGAGGAGACGTACGACGGAACGCTGCCCGCACTCCGGCTGAACATCTTCCACCTGCTGCAGTCGGTCTCGCCCCACAGTGTCGACGCGGACACCGGCGTGCCGGCGCGCGGACTGCACGGTGAGGCCTACCGCGGACACGTCTTCTGGGACGAACTCTTCGTGTTCCCGGTCCTGACGCTCCGCATCCCCGAACTCACCCGCGCCCTGCTCCGCTACCGGCACCGCCGCCTGCCGGCCGCCCGGCTGGCGGCATGGCAGATCGGCCTACCCGGCGCGATGTACCCCTGGCAGTCCGGCAGCGACGGCCGCGAGGAGAGCCAGCGCCTCCACCTCAATCCGCTGTCCGGTCACTGGACCGAGGACGCCAGTTTCCGGCAACGACACGTCGGTCTGGCCGTCGCCTACACCATGTGGCAGTACGTCGAGACCACCGGCGACCTCGATTTCCTCAGCGACCACGGCGCCGAGGTGATCGTCGAAGTCGCTCGATTCTTCGCCCACCTGTCCGAATACGACGCCACGCGCGATCGCTACGTGATCAAAGGTGTGGTCGGCCCGGACGAGTTCCACACTTCGTATCCCGGCCGGCCGAATCCCGGCATCGACAACAACGCCTACACCAACATGATGGCCGTCTGGCTCTTCGGAATCGCTGCCCGCGCCCTGGATCGCCTACCCGCCTGGCGCCGGATCGAACTCGTCGAGTCCCTCGGGCTCCGGCAGGAAGAGCTCAACCACTGGGACGAGCTGACCCGCCGCCTCTACGTGCCCTTTCACGACGGCGTGATCAGCCAGTTCGAGGGATACGAACAACTGGCCGAGCTCGACTGGCCTCGGTACCGCGCGACGTACGGCGACATCCGGCGGCTGGACCGGATCCTCGAGGCCGAAGGCCACGACGTGTCGGCGTACCAGGTCTCCAAGCAGGCCGACGTACTGATGCTGCTCTATCTGCTGCCGCGCCGGGACCTCTACGGCCTGATGGAACGGCTCGGGTATCCGCTGTCCGCCGACGTCGTCCGCAAGACCGTCGAGTACTACCTCGCGCGCACATGCCACGGCTCGTCGCTCAGCGCCATCGTCCACGCCTGGGGTCTCGCGACCCTGGATGCCGACCGCGCGCTCGCTTTCCTCGAGCAGGCACTGCACAGCGACGCCGGCGACGCACAGCACACGGGAACCACTGCCGAGGGAATCCACCTCGCCGCCATGGCAGGCAGCGCCGACCTCATCCAACGCTGCTTCACCGGCCTGACGATGACCAACGACGTCCTGCGCTTCCGCCCGCGCTGGCCGGCCAAGCTCGGCACGCTCCGAATGGTGCTTCGCTACCGCGGTCACCGACTGGTCGCCGAGGTCTCGAGCACTGCAGTCACGGTCACCGTCGATCCCGGACCAGGCCCCGCCATCAAGGTCCGCTGCTACGGGGACAGCCGATCGCTCAGACCGGGTGACACCCACACCTGGGTCGCCCGCGACTGA
- a CDS encoding FAD/NAD(P)-binding protein, which produces MTEPMLPVGYRVIGRTIETHDAVTLGLEPVDRSLDRFRPGQFAMLYAYGVGEIPISISGIGDDGTLLHTVRSVGAVSRALHEAQPGAVIGVRGPFGTTWAPEDAVGNDLVVVAGGVGLAPLRPVLLAALAERSAYHRVVLIAGARTPDDFLFRAEPDVWAASGDLDVVLTVDRPAAGWDGPVGFVTEPLARLQLDPERTVAFLCGPEPMMRFSARVLLRDQVPAERIRVSLERSMKCGIALCGHCQLGPLLVCRDGPVVSHTVAGPLLAVPEL; this is translated from the coding sequence ATGACTGAACCGATGCTGCCCGTCGGCTACCGGGTCATCGGTCGCACGATCGAGACCCACGACGCGGTCACGCTCGGGCTGGAGCCGGTCGACCGCTCACTGGACCGTTTCCGGCCCGGTCAGTTCGCGATGCTGTATGCGTACGGCGTAGGTGAGATCCCGATCTCGATCAGCGGGATCGGCGACGACGGGACCTTGCTCCACACCGTCCGGTCCGTCGGCGCCGTCAGCCGGGCCCTGCACGAGGCGCAGCCCGGCGCCGTGATCGGCGTCCGTGGTCCGTTCGGTACGACGTGGGCGCCGGAAGATGCCGTTGGCAACGACCTGGTCGTGGTGGCGGGCGGCGTCGGCCTGGCACCGCTGCGTCCCGTCCTACTGGCAGCGCTGGCCGAACGATCGGCGTACCACCGGGTCGTGCTGATCGCCGGAGCGCGGACTCCGGACGATTTCCTGTTCCGCGCCGAGCCGGATGTCTGGGCGGCGAGCGGCGACCTCGACGTCGTGCTCACCGTCGACCGACCCGCCGCCGGCTGGGACGGCCCGGTCGGATTCGTCACCGAGCCGCTCGCCCGGCTGCAGCTCGATCCGGAACGAACCGTCGCATTCCTCTGCGGCCCGGAGCCCATGATGCGCTTCAGCGCCCGCGTCCTGCTTCGTGACCAGGTTCCGGCCGAACGGATCCGGGTGTCTCTCGAACGTTCGATGAAGTGCGGGATCGCCCTGTGCGGGCACTGCCAGCTGGGACCGTTGCTGGTCTGCCGCGACGGCCCGGTCGTCAGCCACACCGTCGCCGGCCCGCTCCTGGCGGTCCCCGAACTGTGA
- a CDS encoding hydrogenase maturation protease — protein sequence MGNEYRRDDGIGPALVAALEDRRLPGVTLLVSDGEPARLIDDWAGVPLAIVVDAVLCEPSAPGEFYRTDVPIHEHQHDPGLERRPHSAGSHSLGIPDALRLARAVDRLPHRLVVYAVEAADVTFGTDLSAPVAAALPRLVDAVVTELSRSRE from the coding sequence GTGGGCAACGAGTACCGGCGCGACGACGGCATCGGTCCCGCTCTCGTCGCCGCCCTCGAGGACCGTCGGCTGCCTGGTGTGACGCTGCTCGTCTCGGACGGCGAACCTGCGCGCCTGATCGACGACTGGGCCGGCGTTCCACTCGCGATCGTCGTCGACGCCGTGCTCTGCGAACCGTCGGCACCCGGTGAGTTCTACCGCACCGATGTACCGATCCACGAGCATCAGCACGATCCCGGCCTCGAGAGACGTCCGCACTCGGCCGGTTCACACAGCCTCGGCATCCCCGACGCGCTGAGGCTCGCACGAGCCGTGGACCGTCTGCCGCACCGACTCGTCGTCTACGCGGTCGAGGCCGCCGACGTCACCTTCGGCACCGATCTCTCGGCACCGGTCGCCGCCGCGCTACCCCGCCTCGTCGACGCCGTGGTGACCGAGCTGAGTCGATCGCGTGAATGA
- a CDS encoding 4Fe-4S dicluster domain-containing protein, protein MSQVIVDDLSALVEVLIEDGYQVIGPTKSDSAIQLAELTDAGQLPAGWGVETGPGYYRLRRRDDDAIFAHSAGPQSWKTFLHPSRRKLWSTDGNGSFRPADEEAPRYALLGVRGCDLAAIGKLRDVLGGGRHPDGSFQARHQSLFVVAVNCTEPGEVCFCVSMGTGPAAGPGADLTLTEMTGHFLVEAGTDAGHDLLARIEHRDASVADTNAVSAAMDAAAQQMGRAMPEVDLRALLAGSRESSHWADVAERCLTCGNCTMVCPTCFCTTTEDVTDLTGDHAERWQRWSSCFELDFSSVHGGSVRSSGESRYRQWITHKLGTWHDQFGASGCVGCGRCIAWCPVGIDLTEEVGRLAESADV, encoded by the coding sequence ATGAGCCAGGTGATCGTCGACGATCTCAGCGCCCTTGTCGAGGTGCTGATCGAGGACGGCTACCAGGTGATCGGGCCGACCAAGTCGGACAGCGCGATCCAGTTGGCCGAACTGACCGACGCCGGTCAACTGCCCGCCGGCTGGGGTGTCGAGACCGGTCCGGGGTACTACCGGTTACGGCGGCGCGATGACGACGCGATCTTCGCCCACTCGGCCGGACCGCAGTCGTGGAAGACTTTCTTGCACCCGTCCCGCCGCAAGCTGTGGTCCACCGACGGGAACGGTTCGTTCCGGCCGGCCGACGAGGAGGCGCCGCGGTACGCGCTGCTCGGTGTCCGCGGGTGCGACCTGGCCGCGATCGGGAAGCTTCGCGACGTACTCGGCGGAGGCCGGCATCCGGACGGCTCGTTCCAGGCTCGGCACCAGTCGTTGTTCGTCGTGGCAGTGAACTGCACCGAGCCCGGTGAGGTGTGCTTCTGCGTCTCCATGGGAACGGGTCCGGCCGCTGGACCGGGCGCGGACCTGACCTTGACCGAAATGACCGGCCATTTCCTCGTCGAGGCCGGAACCGACGCCGGACACGATCTCCTCGCCCGGATCGAGCATCGCGACGCCTCTGTGGCCGACACGAACGCTGTATCGGCGGCGATGGACGCGGCCGCGCAGCAGATGGGACGCGCGATGCCGGAGGTCGACCTACGAGCCCTGCTCGCCGGCAGCCGCGAGTCGTCGCACTGGGCCGACGTCGCCGAACGGTGCCTGACCTGCGGCAACTGCACGATGGTCTGCCCGACGTGCTTCTGCACCACCACCGAGGACGTCACCGACCTCACCGGCGACCACGCCGAGCGTTGGCAGCGCTGGTCGTCCTGCTTCGAACTCGACTTCTCCTCAGTGCACGGCGGCAGCGTTCGCAGCTCCGGCGAGAGCCGGTACCGGCAGTGGATCACCCACAAACTCGGCACTTGGCACGATCAGTTCGGTGCCTCCGGCTGCGTCGGCTGCGGCCGCTGCATCGCCTGGTGCCCCGTCGGAATCGACCTGACCGAAGAGGTCGGTCGGCTCGCGGAGTCCGCGGATGTCTAG
- a CDS encoding TetR/AcrR family transcriptional regulator: MSRTIRGLDAEQRRAERREQLLDAALTLFAANGYLGTSIEQICSTAFIGTKSFYELFASREECYLALLRRTSERLEERMAEAAAQASGNERQEAPRLLETFVRALVGDPRITRVTFGMAAGISESVERQRRTNRRWAAGFLVQLWDRYDGPQKEEERAVRHSVAIGLVGGMFDLIADWLLDADLTDERQTEALTDDLITFYITVRRGLST, encoded by the coding sequence ATGAGCAGGACCATACGGGGACTCGACGCCGAGCAACGCCGCGCTGAACGGCGTGAGCAACTACTGGATGCGGCGCTCACCTTGTTCGCGGCCAATGGCTATCTGGGGACGTCGATCGAGCAGATCTGCAGTACGGCGTTCATCGGGACGAAGAGCTTCTACGAGCTGTTCGCCAGCCGCGAGGAGTGTTACCTGGCCTTGCTGCGGCGTACATCCGAACGCCTCGAGGAGCGGATGGCGGAAGCGGCCGCGCAAGCGAGTGGGAACGAGCGACAGGAAGCCCCACGCCTGCTCGAGACCTTCGTGCGCGCGCTCGTCGGCGACCCGCGGATCACGAGGGTCACTTTCGGGATGGCAGCCGGCATTTCGGAATCGGTAGAGCGGCAACGCCGTACCAATCGCCGCTGGGCCGCGGGATTTCTCGTGCAGCTCTGGGACAGGTACGACGGACCGCAGAAGGAGGAGGAACGCGCCGTACGGCACAGCGTCGCGATCGGTCTCGTCGGCGGCATGTTCGACCTGATCGCGGACTGGCTTCTGGACGCGGACCTCACCGACGAGCGTCAGACCGAGGCCCTGACCGACGACCTCATCACCTTCTACATCACCGTGCGCCGCGGCCTCTCGACGTAG
- a CDS encoding alpha/beta fold hydrolase, which produces MPRHLRRAAAGLFAAVLLTASVTTAGASAATSSGFDDWTCKPSAAHPNPLVLLHGLGGNGPGNYSYLGPYLAAKGYCAFSVTYGQATPAIPVGGTISIARSAAEIEAFVQRVRATTGAAKVDIVGHSEGGFQSLYGPKVRGYADQVGRVVALAPPTHGTTFGGLVSVGDYLGLRPLVDQVLREFGCPACDELIVGGSAVEKLTEGPIAQPGVKYTVIASRFDALVTPHETSFVREPGVTNRYVQDTCPLDPVGHVGLAFDPSVAQLVANALDPAHATPVLCAAGPPL; this is translated from the coding sequence ATGCCACGTCATCTCCGCCGCGCCGCGGCCGGGCTCTTCGCCGCGGTCCTGCTCACCGCCTCGGTGACCACGGCCGGCGCAAGCGCGGCGACGTCTTCGGGATTCGACGACTGGACGTGTAAGCCGTCGGCCGCGCATCCGAACCCGCTCGTCCTGCTGCACGGTCTGGGCGGCAACGGCCCCGGGAACTACTCCTACCTCGGCCCGTACCTGGCTGCGAAGGGCTACTGCGCCTTCAGCGTCACCTACGGGCAGGCCACGCCGGCGATCCCGGTGGGCGGCACGATCTCCATCGCCCGGTCCGCGGCCGAGATCGAGGCCTTCGTGCAGCGCGTCCGCGCGACCACCGGCGCGGCGAAAGTCGACATCGTCGGGCACTCGGAGGGTGGCTTCCAGAGCCTCTACGGCCCGAAGGTCCGCGGCTACGCCGACCAGGTCGGCAGGGTCGTCGCCCTCGCGCCCCCGACGCACGGTACGACGTTCGGCGGTCTGGTCAGCGTGGGCGACTACCTCGGCCTCCGCCCCTTGGTCGATCAGGTTCTGCGGGAGTTCGGCTGCCCGGCGTGCGACGAGCTCATCGTCGGCGGGTCGGCCGTCGAGAAGCTGACCGAGGGTCCGATCGCTCAGCCCGGGGTGAAGTACACGGTGATCGCGTCGCGCTTCGACGCCTTGGTGACACCGCATGAGACGTCGTTCGTCCGTGAGCCCGGTGTGACGAACAGGTATGTCCAGGACACCTGTCCGCTCGACCCGGTCGGCCATGTCGGCCTGGCCTTCGACCCGTCGGTCGCCCAACTGGTCGCGAACGCCCTCGACCCGGCTCACGCGACCCCGGTCCTCTGCGCCGCCGGTCCGCCGCTCTGA
- a CDS encoding ABC transporter ATP-binding protein: protein MAALRVSGLVKDFGTTRALDHLNLTVSEGEVHGFLGPNGAGKTTTIRILLGLLRRTAGDAELLGGDPWRDAARLHRRLAYVPGEVSLWPNLTGGEVIDLLGELRGGLNEVRRKDLLERFALDPTKRCRTYSKGNRQKVAVVAAFASDVELYLLDEPTSGLDPLMETVFQDVVHELRADGRTVLLSSHILSEVEALCDRVTIVRSGRAVETGTFDELRHLTRTTVTAVTARPVNGLAALTCVHDLTNDGQQIRFTVDQGEINHVLEHLVALDVQSITSTPPTLEELFLRHYDDMAGAR from the coding sequence ATGGCCGCTCTTCGCGTTTCCGGGCTCGTGAAGGACTTCGGGACGACCCGGGCTCTCGACCACCTGAATCTGACCGTTTCCGAGGGCGAGGTGCACGGATTTCTCGGTCCGAACGGAGCCGGGAAGACCACAACGATCCGGATACTGCTGGGTTTGCTGCGCCGTACCGCCGGAGACGCCGAACTCCTGGGCGGCGATCCATGGCGGGACGCGGCCAGGCTGCACCGGCGGCTCGCCTACGTACCGGGCGAGGTCAGCCTCTGGCCGAACCTCACCGGTGGCGAAGTGATCGACCTGCTGGGCGAACTCCGCGGCGGCCTGAACGAGGTCCGTCGCAAAGACCTGCTGGAACGTTTCGCACTGGACCCGACCAAGCGGTGCCGTACGTACTCGAAGGGCAATCGGCAGAAGGTGGCGGTGGTCGCGGCGTTCGCCTCCGATGTCGAGTTGTACCTACTCGACGAGCCGACGTCCGGCTTGGATCCGCTGATGGAGACAGTGTTCCAGGACGTCGTCCACGAACTCCGCGCGGACGGTCGAACCGTCCTGTTGTCCAGCCACATCCTGTCCGAGGTCGAGGCCTTGTGCGACCGAGTCACCATCGTCAGGTCCGGCCGCGCAGTCGAGACGGGGACCTTCGACGAACTGCGGCACCTGACCCGCACCACCGTGACCGCGGTCACCGCCCGCCCCGTCAACGGGCTCGCCGCACTGACCTGCGTGCATGATCTGACCAACGACGGTCAACAGATCCGTTTCACCGTCGATCAAGGCGAGATCAACCACGTGCTCGAGCATCTGGTGGCTCTCGACGTCCAGTCGATCACCAGTACGCCGCCGACGCTCGAGGAGCTGTTCCTGCGCCACTACGACGACATGGCTGGTGCGCGATGA
- a CDS encoding nickel-dependent hydrogenase large subunit produces MEGEGALHVTVRDGVVERADLQIYEPPRFFEALLRGRGYTEPPDITARICGICPVAYQTSACNAIEDACGIQVGGAIRELRRLLYCGEWISSHALHIYLLHAPDFLGYPDVIALATDHRDIVERGLLLKKAGNAILELVGGRAIHPINVRVGGFYSAPGRARLDRLAEQLRPALDAAIATVHWVAGFDFPDLELEHELLAVHDPARYAIESGTSVRRSAGPNFAVDAFSNHVVEEHVPHSTALHAGLDGGRYLTGPLARYTLNHEQLSPLASGLAADAELGEMCRNPFLSIVVRAIETVYAVEEALRLIEEYQPPEPSYVAVPARDGVGHGVSEAPRGLLYHRYGIGSDGLVRSATIVPPTAQNQAAIEDDLRRIVSANLHLDDEALAGLCERTIRNYDPCISCSTHFLDLTVERR; encoded by the coding sequence GTGGAGGGGGAGGGTGCGCTACATGTCACTGTGCGGGACGGTGTCGTGGAGCGCGCGGACCTGCAGATCTACGAGCCGCCGCGGTTCTTCGAGGCGCTGTTGCGCGGACGCGGCTACACCGAGCCGCCGGACATCACCGCCCGGATCTGCGGCATCTGTCCGGTCGCGTACCAGACCAGTGCCTGCAACGCGATCGAGGACGCGTGCGGGATACAGGTCGGTGGCGCGATCCGCGAGCTGCGGCGGTTGCTGTACTGCGGCGAGTGGATCTCCAGCCATGCGCTGCACATCTACTTGCTGCACGCACCGGACTTCCTCGGCTATCCGGACGTGATCGCCCTGGCGACCGATCATCGCGACATCGTCGAGCGCGGGCTGCTGCTGAAGAAGGCCGGCAACGCGATCCTGGAACTCGTCGGCGGCCGCGCGATCCACCCGATCAACGTCCGCGTCGGTGGCTTCTACTCGGCACCGGGTCGCGCTCGGCTGGATCGGTTGGCCGAGCAGCTGCGTCCGGCGCTCGACGCCGCGATCGCGACAGTGCACTGGGTGGCCGGATTCGACTTCCCCGACCTTGAGCTGGAGCATGAGCTGCTCGCTGTCCACGACCCGGCGCGCTACGCGATCGAGAGCGGTACGTCGGTACGCCGCAGCGCCGGGCCGAACTTCGCGGTCGATGCCTTCAGCAATCACGTTGTCGAGGAGCACGTGCCGCACTCGACCGCGCTGCACGCCGGCCTCGACGGGGGCCGGTACCTGACCGGGCCGCTGGCACGCTACACACTGAATCACGAACAGCTGTCACCGCTGGCGTCAGGGCTCGCGGCAGACGCAGAGCTCGGGGAAATGTGCCGCAATCCGTTCCTGAGCATCGTGGTCCGGGCGATCGAGACCGTGTACGCCGTCGAGGAGGCGCTCCGGCTGATCGAGGAGTACCAGCCACCAGAGCCGTCGTACGTCGCCGTACCGGCCCGGGACGGGGTAGGTCACGGCGTCAGCGAAGCGCCCCGGGGTCTGCTGTACCACCGGTACGGGATCGGGTCCGACGGCCTGGTCCGGTCGGCGACGATCGTGCCGCCGACGGCGCAGAACCAGGCCGCGATCGAGGACGACCTGCGGCGGATCGTGTCGGCCAACCTGCACCTCGACGACGAGGCGCTGGCCGGATTGTGCGAGCGGACGATCCGCAACTACGACCCGTGCATCTCCTGCTCGACCCATTTCCTCGACCTCACCGTGGAGCGGCGATGA